Sequence from the Gloeocapsopsis dulcis genome:
ACTACGTCGCGGTACAGGTGTTAGGTGGTTACGTGTAATGACATTGATTTCGCTCGATGTCACTATGTTGTACACAGCGTGGCATCTGGCAGAAAAGCTTGGCACCCCAGCAGATTCACCCTGGAGTACAGCATATAATCCGTTTTATATCTTGCCGATTCTCGCAACTGAAGTTGGTTTAATAGCAGCCAAAAAACTGTACGATGCAAGGCAAGAGCGGCGCGACTACTTTAATCTTGTTAAAGCATTAACAACCTCGCATTTACTACTGCTGTTGGTTGCGTTTTTCTATCAGCCTGGCGGTTTTGTTTCTCGCTCTACGTTCATTTTGTCGTGGGCATTGAGCATCTCGCTAACGTTTATTGCCCGCTTTGCGTTTGATAGCACAGTCGAGTATGTCCGCAAGCAAGGTGCAGTTTGCTATCGGACATTTATCATTTCTCGCCCAGAAGATAAAGAGAAGGTAAATCGACTTATTGCGAGAGAAAATTGTTACAAAATTTTGGGATGGGCAGATGTAGGTGCCTTAGTAGCAGATAAAGACAACTTAGATGCAACAATCGAGCAAATTTGTAGTTTAGGAGTCTCAGAAGTATTTGTTTGCTCTTGGGCATCGATTAAAAGCAGAATGTTTTTATACTGGAAACTACGTAATGCAGGCATTACCCTACACATTTTGCCCATAGATGTTGATTTAGAAGGCATTCAAAGAAACTTAGAACTCAAGATGGTAGGTGGATTACCAGCACTCAAGCTATCTCCGCCATTAATTACTGGTAGTGACTTCTTAATGAAGCGTTGCTTTGACTTTGTCTGTGCAACTAGCTTTGTTTTACTGGCATCACCGCTCTATCTTTTGCTTGCATTACTGATTAAAATAGATTCTCCTGGTCCCATCTTTTACAAGCAGACTCGAATTGGTTTACATGGTAAACCATTTAAGGTATGGAAGTTCCGGACGATGGTTGTCAATGCAGATAAGTTGCAGAAGGAACTTGAAGCGAGAAATGAAAACAAAGATGGAATTCTCTTTAAGATTAAAGACGATCCGCGAATTACTGGGGTTGGTAAGTTTCTCCGCCGTTACAGCTTAGATGAGTTACCACAACTATTTAATGTGATGTTTGGCGAGATGAGCTTGGTTGGTCCGCGTCCTTTACCAGTGCGCGATGTTGAGAAGTTTTCAGAACACCACTTTATTCGCCAGGAAGTTCTACCAGGAATCTCAGGATTGTGGCAAGTTTCTGGGAGATCAGACATCACTGACTTTGAACAAGTGATTCGCCTAGATGTTACTTACATGGAAAACTGGTCGTTATGGTTAGATATGCAAATCTTGCTGCAAACTGTGATGGTGATTGTGGGTAAAAAGGGTGCTTACTAACTAAATTTACTCTCGTATTGAGTCATCAGCTAGCTAAGACAGCTAGCTTTTTTGTTGAATACACCTCAACTTTAGGGAAGCGATGGTAGCGATTTAAGTGGCTCACCTTCAACTTTTTCTATCACAGGTAGTCTCACGGTGAAAGTCGCACCTTGTCCTTCCCCAGCACTACTGACAGCTACCGTACCATGATGTAGTTCTACTAAGTGACGCACAATTCCTAATCCTAAGCCGAGTCCACCGTGGCTGCGTGTGGTGGTGCTGTCTCCTTGGCGAAAGGTATCAAACACATAAGGAAGAAACTCGGGGCTAATTCCAATACCAGTATCTCGGACATGAATTTGAGCATAAGCAGAATCAACATCCAAACGAACTTCAACGATTCCGCGTTCAGGAGTGAATTTAATTGCATTTGTGAGTAAATTCCAGATCACTTGTTGCAAACGTTCTGGATCGGCACAGACAAACTTTGCTGTATCAAAACAAGTTTCGAGTTGAATTGCTTTCGCCTCGGCTGCTGGGCGTACTGCGTTGAGGGCTGCTTCGATAATGGGTATCAAATTGACTGGACAAAGATGCAATCGCAGTTTACCTTGAATGATTCGCGAAATATCAAGAATATCTTCTATAAGTTGGGCTTGTGATTTGGCATTGCGTTCGATTGTCTCTAAAGCTTTGGCAATAGTTTTTTCATCAAATTTGCGCGTACGTAATAGTCCTGCCCAGCCTAAAATAGAGTTTAGCGGAGTGCGCAGTTCGTGCGATAGCACAGCTAAAAATTCATCCTTCATCCGGTTAGCAGATTCAGCTTCAGCTCGTGCGGCTTGCTCGTAGATTAGTTTACTGCGTTCAGCTTCAGCTTGCTTGCGATCGCTAATGTCTTCTAAAGTCCCGACGTAACCAATGACTTCACCTTTGTCAGAAAGCATTGGTGATGAGCGTAAATGTACCCAGCGAACGACTTCATTCTGAGTTTGGATGCGAAACTCGTTTGAGTACTCTTGTCCACTATGAAAACACGCAAGCCATTCAGTAAATGCACTATTGCGTTCTTCAGGATGAATAATTTGCCACCATTTTTGGGTAATTTGCTCTAAGGTATATCCACAAATAACTTGACAGCGCGAGTTCATATACGTACAGCAGGCTGAGGTATCCCACAAAAAAATACCTACCGGAGAACTCGCACTTAAACGTCGGAACCGTTCTTCACTTTTTTTAAGTTCTGCAGCTTGTCGTTCAATTTGTGCAGTTTTCTGGTATAGTTCAACAAATACTGAAACTTTAGAAGTTAAGATTTCCGGTTGAATTGGTTTAAATAAATAATCTACTGCCCCCAACGAATAACCCCGAATTTGTAGCGTGTCGCTGGTACTAAATGCTGTCAAGAAAATAATTGGTGTAGAATGCGATCGCGCCCTTTGGCGAATGAGTGCAGCAGTCTCAAATCCATCCATATCAGGCATTTGGACATCTAATAAAATCACTGCAAAATCTTGATTTAATAGACAACGCAGTGCTTCCATACCTGAATGGGCTTTGATCAGGTTTTGCCCCAATCCCTCTAAGATAGCCTCCAGCGCCAAGAGATTCTCTGGATGGTCGTCTACCATAAGAATATTCACTTTCGGTTCTGATGGCATTGCTTCACCTTAAATAGTCAGGGTTTGGGATTTTAGGGATCTGTTGTGGTACATCCTAGAAAAGCTACTAAATTCTCACCTAGCAATAATCTTTTTTTAGCAAATGATGACCTGAATCGCTACTAACTATTTTTTTGATAAAGTTGCTCGCGACCTGCTAATTGTCTATAATATCTTTCCTGGTGGCTCAACTTGATTCTTGATTCCTCGGCTGTATAAATAAGCTGTGTTGCATGGCGGTAAGAAATTAAGCCAATTGTACTTAGCATTGTTAATGCTAAAGCAAAACTTGCACCAATTTTTGTCCCAATACTTAAGTTACTCAACATTCCTGGCAATTCATTCGCACAAAATCAATAACTGTTGTGAGTCCCTCATGAGTTTTTAAGTTTGTAAAAATAAAAGGTTTATGACCTCGCATTCGTTTAGTATCTCGTTCCATCACATCAAGATCAGCACCAACAAAAGGTGCTAAATCAATTTTATTAATGACTAATAAATCTGATTTTGTAATTCCTGGACCACCTTTACGCGGAATTTTATCGCCAGCAGCAACATCAATGACATAAATTGTTAAATCGACTAATTCGGGGCTAAAGGTAGCTGCTAAATTATCGCCACCACTTTCTAAAAAGACTAAATCAAGATTGCCAAATTGCTGTTCTAGTTGTTCAATTGCTGCTAAATTCATCGAGGCATCTTCCCGAATCGCGGTGTGCGGACAACCGCCAGTTTCTACACCCAAAATGCGATCGCCACTCAGTGCTTGAGAACGTACCAAATATTGTGCATCCTCCTGCGTATAGATATCATTCGTCACCACTGCCAGATGATACTGTTGGCGCATTGCCTTACACAACGCATCAACCAAAGCCGTTTTTCCCGATCCGACAGGACCCGCAACACCAACTCGAAACGCACTCATAATTAGCAATTAGCAGCTACAAGGAACTCGCCCACTATTCTAAACCTTCTATTTAACAACGTATAAACTCATCAGGCGACATTGTTCTGTATCATGCCTGCTACGTACGTAAATCTCCGTTCCGGTACAGTAGTGATACATTAGGCGGCTAGGGGAGATGTCAGTTCTTCTAACATGTAGGAAAAAGCACTTGACGATACAGTATTGAAGGCATATAATTGTATTACGACTCCCCAGCTATTGCTGGTTAGGTAGCCTAAATGGCTACCTTATTGGTTAGAGAAATGTTAAGCCTGCCAATTCG
This genomic interval carries:
- a CDS encoding sugar transferase — encoded protein: MTSTTSLSLNKLDLRAPVFTRLRRGTGVRWLRVMTLISLDVTMLYTAWHLAEKLGTPADSPWSTAYNPFYILPILATEVGLIAAKKLYDARQERRDYFNLVKALTTSHLLLLLVAFFYQPGGFVSRSTFILSWALSISLTFIARFAFDSTVEYVRKQGAVCYRTFIISRPEDKEKVNRLIARENCYKILGWADVGALVADKDNLDATIEQICSLGVSEVFVCSWASIKSRMFLYWKLRNAGITLHILPIDVDLEGIQRNLELKMVGGLPALKLSPPLITGSDFLMKRCFDFVCATSFVLLASPLYLLLALLIKIDSPGPIFYKQTRIGLHGKPFKVWKFRTMVVNADKLQKELEARNENKDGILFKIKDDPRITGVGKFLRRYSLDELPQLFNVMFGEMSLVGPRPLPVRDVEKFSEHHFIRQEVLPGISGLWQVSGRSDITDFEQVIRLDVTYMENWSLWLDMQILLQTVMVIVGKKGAY
- a CDS encoding sensor histidine kinase translates to MPSEPKVNILMVDDHPENLLALEAILEGLGQNLIKAHSGMEALRCLLNQDFAVILLDVQMPDMDGFETAALIRQRARSHSTPIIFLTAFSTSDTLQIRGYSLGAVDYLFKPIQPEILTSKVSVFVELYQKTAQIERQAAELKKSEERFRRLSASSPVGIFLWDTSACCTYMNSRCQVICGYTLEQITQKWWQIIHPEERNSAFTEWLACFHSGQEYSNEFRIQTQNEVVRWVHLRSSPMLSDKGEVIGYVGTLEDISDRKQAEAERSKLIYEQAARAEAESANRMKDEFLAVLSHELRTPLNSILGWAGLLRTRKFDEKTIAKALETIERNAKSQAQLIEDILDISRIIQGKLRLHLCPVNLIPIIEAALNAVRPAAEAKAIQLETCFDTAKFVCADPERLQQVIWNLLTNAIKFTPERGIVEVRLDVDSAYAQIHVRDTGIGISPEFLPYVFDTFRQGDSTTTRSHGGLGLGLGIVRHLVELHHGTVAVSSAGEGQGATFTVRLPVIEKVEGEPLKSLPSLP
- the ureG gene encoding urease accessory protein UreG — its product is MSAFRVGVAGPVGSGKTALVDALCKAMRQQYHLAVVTNDIYTQEDAQYLVRSQALSGDRILGVETGGCPHTAIREDASMNLAAIEQLEQQFGNLDLVFLESGGDNLAATFSPELVDLTIYVIDVAAGDKIPRKGGPGITKSDLLVINKIDLAPFVGADLDVMERDTKRMRGHKPFIFTNLKTHEGLTTVIDFVRMNCQEC